The Salvia miltiorrhiza cultivar Shanhuang (shh) chromosome 1, IMPLAD_Smil_shh, whole genome shotgun sequence genome has a window encoding:
- the LOC131007933 gene encoding uncharacterized protein LOC131007933, with protein MGSVYERRRRQQQQLLHHKTIFIPLFCRLSLKDIKRHSAPSDEPSSPKVSCMGQVKKRSNRVAPTPNHTYSKLKKLFSSKALLPAKTNDFKKDCDAKVVDVAELDPPLPVLKKEAAAPNLWKRRFNGAALKTLHIEIVSVAPTVSTDQFF; from the coding sequence ATGGGAAGCGTAtacgagcggcggcggcggcagcagcagcagctcctccaTCACAAAACCATCTTCATACCTCTCTTCTGCCGCTTATCTCTGAAAGACATAAAGCGGCATTCGGCTCCCTCCGACGAGCCGTCCTCCCCTAAGGTGAGCTGCATGGGCCAAGTCAAGAAGAGAAGCAACCGCGTCGCCCCAACCCCAAACCACACCTACTCCAAGCTCAAGAAGCTCTTCTCTTCCAAAGCCCTCCTGCCCGCCAAGACCAACGATTTCAAGAAAGATTGCGACGCCAAAGTGGTGGACGTCGCCGAGCTTGATCCGCCGCTGCCGGTGCTGAagaaggaggcggcggcgccgaaTCTGTGGAAGAGGAGGTTTAATGGGGCGGCGCTCAAGACGTTGCACATCGAAATTGTTTCTGTAGCGCCAACTGTATCAAcagatcaatttttttaa